A window from Trichomycterus rosablanca isolate fTriRos1 chromosome 21, fTriRos1.hap1, whole genome shotgun sequence encodes these proteins:
- the LOC134335465 gene encoding uncharacterized protein LOC134335465, producing the protein MCSRNTEEVGWSFMCAETENETKKKVQSSLQKKQPCENVNPSNKSEIHSGEQIQYSARKPVKNELHFTPEQHKILDRAPTVSSLSSDIDEELPYDYEDSLDQPEEQTKAKLQKEYSDCEKSITDNVTFNVQNSRRSEGALNNNHEICDESRRTKSYTIKSQAYEADSASVVSGNLKESVQVVNIDMKRGEESPSCDDSLSEIEDKSEPFSLQSEGLMCSDEERDVLGEEKSDFSLVYAEKFIVVPRSFPYSYQNEPKVNSGGHSHESPESNLSEILSPVDEVLTYGSAELPSVKGGGGSGQLSNSLPPPPPAFEIITWTSEANPLAPQDFVEDTSINSENIPPLPVDLCLSKKDFRSLREVEDDTDAIFEDKRKTVPPVLTTETDQEDDGSEYTSSLPVDESNESHDPLSSFCIGDKVLVCSSRPGVLKYKGHVAFAGGFWAGVALDKPNGNHNGTFRAVKYFTCEKNHGVLVRAEDISHLHKEHCSDLDTGADEDTFSDKDPPSDQNGKYMNKPFENNQGRHEDGPGHNFSGSNQMFTQELYENDAPKDNTSAGFSRSNIFDPTSPLKVDHKLVHCNGKKNDLADSGAPTERLTGEILADALKNDFKKKEPGSFMTHKPCLMDQWQQGYSVTSPQIQIKPHEHSIVYRLVDLTVEMLCGQENKGALDACDAPKYLVDDKGRNTYRKVLFHLASDILHEICEMKGIFQKTVDKSVMSVLQTSHISVDMLKAAVRREIQKVLNLERTDQQMTEMLQTLCKYWNAKRDRVDHILIQELYSEEKQWVDYSADQITVKFQLAEEIFTLLLDDTMSVLNLINIAGNK; encoded by the exons ATGTGCAGTAGAAATACAGAGGAAGTAGGATGGTCTTTTATGTGTGCTGAGACTG AGAATGAAACTAAGAAGAAGGTACAGAGCTCTTTGCAGAAAAAGCAGCCTTGCGAGAATGTGAACCCATCCAACAAAAGTGAAATACACTCAGGAGAACAAATTCAATATTCTGCTCGGAAGCCCGTCAAAAATGAGCTTCATTTCACACCAGAACAGCATAAAATCTTAGATAGAGCCCCCACTGTTTCAAGTTTGTCATCTGACATTGATGAAGAGTTACCTTATGATTATGAGGACAGCCTTGATCAACCTGAAGAACAAACAAAAGCAAAGCTACAAAAGGAATACTCTGATTGTGAAAAATCAATAACTGATAATGTGACTTTCAACGTTCAAAACAGTCGAAGGTCTGAAGGTGCACTGAACAATAATCATGAGATTTGTGATGAGTCAAGGAGGACTAAGTCATACACAATTAAGTCGCAAGCATATGAGGCTGATTCAGCTTCAGTGGTCTCTGGAAACCTTAAAGAATCAGTCCAGGTTGTAAATATTGATATGAAAAGAGGTGAAGAAAGCCCATCTTGTGACGACAGCCTTTCAGAGATAGAGGATAAATCAGAGCCATTTTCACTTCAAAGTGAAGGACTTATGTGCTCAGACGAAGAGAGAGACGTCCTCGGTGAAGAAAAAAGTGACTTTTCTTTAGTTTATGCTGAAAAGTTCATTGTAGTCCCTAGGTCCTTTCCATATTCCTATCAGAATGAACCTAAAGTTAATTCTGGTGGGCATTCTCATGAGTCACCAGAGTCCAACCTTTCAGAGATCCTTTCTCCCGTGGATGAGGTCTTGACTTATGGAAGTGCAGAGCTTCCCTCAGTTAAAGGAGGAGGTGGATCAGGGCAACTTTCTAACAGTTTACCACCTCCTCCACCTGCCTTTGAGATCATCACCTGGACTAGTGAGGCCAATCCTCTAGCTCCACAGGACTTTGTTGAAGATACTTCCATTAATAGCGAGAACATACCTCCTCTGCCTGTGGACTTGTGTTTGAGCAAGAAAGACTTCAGGAGTCTGAGGGAAGTTGAGGATGACACTGATGCCATCTTTGAAGATAAGAGAAAAACGGTTCCTCCTGTATTGACCACAGAAACAGATCAGGAAGACGATGGTTCTGAATACACCAGCTCACTTCCTGTGGATGAGAGCAATGAAAGCCATGACCCTCTGTCCTCCTTTTGCATTGGTGACAAAGTTCTTGTCTGCAGCTCAAGACCAGGAGTACTGAAATACAAGGGACACGTTGCATTTGCAGGTGGATTCTGGGCTGGTGTTGCACTTGATAAACCCAATGGAAACCACAATGGAACATTCCGAGCTGTGAAATATTTCACATGTGAGAAGAACCATGGAGTTCTAGTGAGAGCTGAGGACATTTCCCATCTGCACAAAGAACACTGTAGTGATCTAGATACTGGTGCAGATGAGGATACTTTCTCAGATAAGGATCCCCCCAGTGACCAGAATGGAAAATATATGAACAAACCCTTTGAGAATAATCAAGGCAGACACGAGGATGGTCCTGGACATAATTTCTCAGGTTCAAACCAGATGTTTACACAAGAGCTGTATGAAAACGATGCACCCAAAGACAATACAAGTGCAGGTTTTTCAAGATCCAATATTTTTGATCCAACATCTCCATTAAAA GTTGATCATAAGCTAGTTCATTGTAATGGGAAGAAAAACGACCTTGCTGACTCTGGTGCTCCAACTGAGAGGTTAACTGGCGAgattttagcagatgctttgaaAAAT gattttaagaaaaaagaacccGGCAGTTTTATGACTCACAAACCATGTCTAATGGATCAGTGGCAGCAGGGGTATTCTGTAACGTCTCCTCAAATACAGATAAAGCCTCATGAGCACAGCATTGTCTACAGACTGGTGGACCTCACGGTTGAGATGCTCTGTGGCCAGGAAAACAAAGGCGCCCTTGATGCTTGTGATGCACCAAAGTATTTAGTAGATGATAAGGGCCGAAATACCTACAGAAAG GTCCTGTTTCATTTAGCATCTGATATTCTACACGAGATTTGTGAAATGAAAGGCATTTTCCAGAAAACTGTGGATAAATCAGTGATGTCAGTCCTACAGACAAGCCACATATCAGTAGACATGTTAAAG GCTGCTGTAAGAAGAGAAATCCAGAAAGTGCTTAATCTGGAACGCACTGATCAACAAATGACAGAGATGCTACAAACACTGTGCAAATACTGGAATGCTAAGAGGGACAGAGTCGACCACATTCTG ATTCAGGAACTTTACAGTGAGGAGAAACAGTGGGTGGATTACAGTGCTGACCAGATAACTGTGAAATTTCAACTGGCCGAGGAAATTTTCACCCTTCTACTTGATGATACTATGTCAGTTCTTAATCTCATAAACATAGCAGGAAACAAATGA